The proteins below are encoded in one region of Pelagibacterium flavum:
- the cobT gene encoding nicotinate-nucleotide--dimethylbenzimidazole phosphoribosyltransferase, whose protein sequence is MSAQAFTDFQDLLMLGPDGDEAAVAAVRARDAHLTKPAGSLGEMEFLVEHMARWQGKAEPTFEDPMVAIFAANHGVTDQGVSAFPPDVTKQMVNNFTKGGAAISQICALHEINLRVFELALDVPTGDITVVPAMDERTCAATIAYGMEAIAGDVDLLCIGEMGIGNTTVAAAIYAGLYGGTGADWVGRGTGVDDAGLKRKADAVDRALARHAGRLNTPFEVLSNLGGREIAAMVGAIIATRHQKVPLIVDGFVATAAAAIAHAVNPASIDHCLFGHVSAEGGHARALEKMSAKPLLNLGMRLGEGSGAALAAVLCKTALHVHKNMATFGEAAVDEKLG, encoded by the coding sequence ATGTCTGCCCAAGCCTTCACCGATTTCCAAGATCTCCTGATGCTCGGGCCGGACGGCGATGAGGCGGCGGTTGCGGCGGTGCGGGCGCGCGACGCGCATTTGACCAAACCGGCCGGGTCGCTGGGTGAGATGGAATTTCTGGTCGAGCATATGGCTCGCTGGCAGGGCAAGGCCGAACCGACATTCGAAGATCCGATGGTTGCCATTTTTGCCGCCAATCACGGGGTAACCGATCAGGGCGTTTCGGCCTTTCCGCCTGATGTTACCAAACAGATGGTCAACAATTTCACCAAGGGTGGTGCGGCAATTTCCCAGATTTGCGCGCTGCATGAAATCAATCTGCGGGTGTTCGAGTTGGCCCTGGACGTGCCGACCGGTGACATAACGGTTGTCCCCGCCATGGACGAGCGGACCTGCGCAGCAACCATCGCCTATGGCATGGAGGCCATCGCGGGGGACGTCGACCTTTTGTGCATCGGCGAAATGGGAATCGGCAACACCACCGTCGCAGCCGCGATTTACGCGGGGCTTTATGGCGGCACCGGCGCCGACTGGGTGGGACGCGGCACTGGTGTCGATGATGCGGGGCTCAAGCGCAAGGCCGATGCCGTCGATCGGGCTCTGGCCCGTCATGCTGGGCGGCTCAATACGCCCTTTGAGGTTCTCTCCAATCTGGGCGGGCGCGAAATCGCTGCCATGGTGGGCGCGATCATCGCGACCCGGCACCAGAAGGTGCCGCTGATCGTCGACGGGTTTGTGGCAACGGCCGCTGCCGCCATCGCTCATGCGGTCAATCCCGCTTCTATCGATCACTGCCTTTTCGGTCACGTCTCGGCCGAAGGCGGTCATGCGCGCGCGCTCGAAAAGATGAGCGCAAAACCCTTGCTCAATCTGGGGATGCGGTTGGGGGAGGGGAGTGGCGCTGCACTGGCGGCCGTCCTGTGCAAGACGGCCCTGCACGTTCACAAGAACATGGCGACCTTCGGGGAAGCTGCCGTTGACGAGAAACTGGGCTGA
- a CDS encoding adenosylcobinamide-GDP ribazoletransferase, translated as MALRFFSRLPTGGRPHIVPNLDRIARVLPLASILIGIGPAILLLIAIAGGIPFLFAAIAAAACSAIVTGAMSEDAAADSADGLFGGGTAERRLEILKDSRHGTYGVLAIVFVVGLKVAALSSLAAHGGLVAASVWLAAALLARSGGLYIAMTLPPARISGASAAAGRLSRNAFGFGLVLALVIAAVLAVPFVEPLGLLLGASIAAIIALGWTRLCDRLVGGQTGDLIGALQALLEIALLATFMRMIAA; from the coding sequence ATGGCGCTGCGTTTTTTTTCGCGTCTGCCGACCGGGGGGAGACCTCACATCGTCCCCAATCTCGATCGAATCGCGCGTGTGCTGCCACTCGCCAGCATCCTGATCGGGATCGGCCCGGCAATTCTCCTGCTGATCGCCATTGCGGGCGGCATTCCGTTCCTGTTTGCGGCCATTGCGGCCGCCGCTTGCTCAGCCATCGTGACCGGCGCCATGAGTGAGGACGCCGCAGCGGATTCAGCCGACGGGCTGTTTGGAGGCGGCACTGCCGAGCGGCGGCTGGAAATCCTCAAGGACAGCCGCCACGGAACCTATGGCGTGCTCGCCATCGTCTTTGTGGTCGGGCTCAAGGTCGCTGCCCTTTCTTCCCTGGCGGCACATGGCGGATTGGTCGCGGCGTCCGTTTGGCTGGCAGCGGCACTGCTTGCGCGCTCGGGCGGGCTCTATATCGCCATGACGTTGCCACCGGCGCGCATCAGCGGAGCGTCCGCCGCCGCCGGCAGGCTCTCGCGGAACGCTTTCGGGTTCGGGCTCGTTCTCGCTCTCGTCATCGCTGCGGTTCTTGCCGTGCCGTTCGTTGAGCCACTTGGCCTTTTGCTAGGCGCCTCCATCGCCGCAATCATCGCTTTGGGATGGACACGGCTTTGTGATCGGCTGGTGGGCGGCCAAACGGGCGATCTCATCGGCGCTTTGCAGGCGCTGCTTGAAATTGCCCTATTGGCAACCTTTATGCGTATGATCGCTGCTTGA
- a CDS encoding retropepsin-like aspartic protease family protein codes for MLFVGFAILIVVGLAVAISADAGAVFGLTQAQTASAIPLVVIGTLIASALVGRRHRLGEILSGFVIWIAIGGILVLGYTYRSDLERMGQRVFGALQPGAAIVDPQTGNVHVSRSFGGSFSIDTRINGTEVPMIFDTGASAVVLSQGDAEAAGIDTDSLRYTIPVQTANGTGTAAPIRIEQIEVGNIVRRNIRAFVVEDSALETSLLGMTFLETLSRYTVSQDSLELHD; via the coding sequence ATGCTGTTTGTTGGTTTCGCCATCCTGATCGTGGTCGGCCTTGCTGTCGCCATCAGCGCCGATGCCGGTGCCGTCTTCGGGCTGACGCAAGCGCAGACGGCGAGCGCCATTCCGCTCGTGGTGATCGGAACGCTGATTGCCAGCGCCTTGGTGGGACGCCGGCACAGGCTGGGTGAGATCCTGTCGGGGTTCGTCATCTGGATCGCCATCGGCGGCATTCTGGTGCTCGGTTACACCTACCGAAGCGACCTTGAGCGTATGGGGCAGCGGGTGTTCGGCGCCCTGCAGCCCGGTGCCGCCATCGTCGACCCACAAACAGGAAACGTTCACGTCTCCCGCTCGTTCGGTGGCAGCTTCAGCATCGACACCCGGATCAACGGCACCGAGGTGCCCATGATCTTTGACACCGGCGCCAGCGCCGTTGTCCTGTCCCAAGGCGATGCGGAGGCAGCCGGCATCGATACTGACAGCCTGCGCTATACAATTCCCGTTCAGACGGCCAACGGCACGGGCACTGCGGCTCCCATCCGGATCGAGCAGATCGAGGTGGGCAATATCGTGCGCCGCAATATCCGTGCCTTCGTGGTTGAAGACAGCGCGCTGGAAACCTCGCTTCTGGGCATGACGTTCCTCGAAACGCTCTCGCGCTATACCGTCAGCCAAGACTCCCTGGAGCTTCACGATTGA
- a CDS encoding LysR family transcriptional regulator yields the protein MNTRPPGFDWNQMRAFLATVEAGSLSAAAKALGLTQPTLSRQIAALEGDLGLLLFERVGRRLALTDGGRRLAEHVRAMGAAADRIAITASSQSQALEGRVRITAVDILAAHVLPPILQKLYTVAPGIEVEIIASNSIDDLMRREADIAIRHVRPDHEDLITRRCRDTEVGLYAATSFIEKFGRPTQPSDLAEAPFVGFAPDDAVDQELNKRGIPVTRGNFRWLCVSSLVGLELIRRGLGVGLTFADAADQFPDLERILPQMEPLPAPVWLTVHRELRTSPRMRIVFDLLAEAFAPGAEVNREAPGSLG from the coding sequence ATGAACACGAGACCACCCGGCTTTGATTGGAACCAGATGCGCGCCTTCCTCGCGACCGTCGAGGCGGGCTCTCTTTCGGCCGCGGCCAAGGCTTTGGGGCTGACACAACCCACGCTCAGCAGGCAGATTGCCGCTCTTGAGGGCGATCTTGGCCTGCTGCTCTTCGAGCGCGTGGGGCGGCGGCTGGCGCTGACCGATGGTGGGCGGCGGTTGGCCGAGCATGTGCGCGCCATGGGCGCCGCAGCCGATCGGATTGCCATAACGGCGTCCTCTCAATCGCAGGCGCTGGAGGGCAGGGTGCGGATCACGGCGGTCGACATTCTGGCCGCCCATGTTCTCCCGCCCATCCTCCAAAAGCTCTATACCGTTGCGCCGGGAATCGAGGTCGAAATCATTGCTTCAAATTCGATCGATGATCTGATGCGCCGGGAAGCCGATATCGCCATTCGTCATGTCAGGCCCGATCATGAAGATCTGATCACGCGCCGGTGCCGGGACACGGAAGTGGGGCTCTACGCGGCAACCTCCTTTATCGAGAAATTCGGCCGGCCCACACAGCCCAGCGACCTTGCCGAGGCGCCTTTTGTCGGCTTTGCCCCCGACGACGCCGTTGACCAGGAGCTCAATAAGCGCGGCATACCGGTAACCCGTGGCAACTTTCGCTGGCTCTGCGTCAGCTCGCTGGTGGGGCTGGAGTTGATCAGGCGAGGGCTAGGGGTCGGGTTGACCTTCGCCGACGCTGCGGATCAGTTCCCGGACCTCGAGCGCATCCTGCCCCAGATGGAGCCCCTGCCGGCGCCCGTATGGCTCACCGTACACCGTGAATTGCGCACCAGCCCGCGAATGCGCATTGTCTTTGACCTCCTGGCTGAAGCCTTCGCTCCGGGAGCGGAGGTCAATCGTGAAGCTCCAGGGAGTCTTGGCTGA
- a CDS encoding class I SAM-dependent methyltransferase: protein MTATSRFWDKTADKYARLPITHEDDYETKLRVTQGYLRPDMRLLEFGCGTGGTAIAHAPHVAHILAIDFSERMLEKARQRAHEAEVTNITFERADITTLPLPDQPYDMVLGLSILHLLKDPDAVIARVYRMLRPGGYFVSSTACLGDTMGYFKVLAPIGRALGLLPILKVMSTDEVIAKIKRPGFEIAHRWKPGPDRALFVVARKPG, encoded by the coding sequence ATGACTGCGACAAGCAGGTTCTGGGACAAGACTGCGGACAAATACGCGCGTCTGCCGATAACCCACGAAGACGACTACGAGACAAAGCTCCGGGTCACGCAGGGCTATCTGCGGCCCGACATGCGCTTGCTCGAATTCGGTTGCGGGACCGGCGGAACAGCGATTGCGCACGCCCCTCACGTTGCTCATATCCTGGCGATCGATTTTTCCGAACGCATGCTCGAGAAAGCGCGCCAGCGTGCTCATGAGGCCGAGGTTACCAACATAACTTTCGAGCGCGCCGACATCACCACTTTGCCACTCCCCGACCAACCCTACGACATGGTGCTCGGTTTGAGCATTCTGCATCTGCTCAAAGATCCCGATGCCGTCATCGCCAGAGTCTATCGCATGCTCAGGCCGGGGGGATATTTCGTCTCAAGTACGGCATGTCTGGGGGATACCATGGGCTATTTCAAGGTGTTAGCACCTATCGGACGCGCGCTGGGCCTGCTGCCGATCCTTAAGGTCATGAGCACCGACGAGGTGATCGCCAAGATCAAGCGACCCGGTTTCGAGATCGCCCATCGTTGGAAACCCGGCCCAGACCGGGCGCTGTTCGTGGTGGCGCGCAAGCCGGGGTGA
- the dusA gene encoding tRNA dihydrouridine(20/20a) synthase DusA, whose amino-acid sequence MDWTDRHCRYLHRQLTSHALLFTEMVTSAALVHGDAERLLGYNDSEHPVAVQLGGSDPLELAQAVRICDRFGYDEINLNVGCPSDRVQSGQFGACLMGVPGLVAQCLLGMAEATDTPITVKCRIGIDEQDIEADLDRFVDAVVPTGIDALYVHARKAWLKGLSPKENRDIPPLNYDRVYRLKQRLGDFPVMINGGIKSLEECETHLQHTDGVMLGRAAYHDPMILGVTDEKIFGEERAAVTLDDIETAMTAYAEVELGKGTRLNQITRHMLGLANGLPGARRFRQILSVEACKPGAGPEVIAAAFAQIDQAAVRVA is encoded by the coding sequence ATGGACTGGACAGATCGGCACTGCCGCTATCTTCACCGGCAGTTGACCTCGCATGCGCTCTTGTTCACCGAAATGGTCACCAGTGCGGCGCTGGTGCATGGGGATGCCGAACGGCTGCTGGGGTACAATGACAGCGAGCATCCGGTGGCGGTGCAACTGGGTGGGTCCGATCCGCTCGAATTGGCTCAGGCCGTCCGGATTTGCGATCGGTTCGGCTATGACGAAATCAACCTCAATGTCGGCTGCCCGTCCGACCGGGTTCAATCTGGACAGTTCGGAGCATGTCTAATGGGCGTACCGGGGTTGGTGGCCCAGTGTCTATTGGGCATGGCCGAGGCGACCGACACCCCGATCACCGTCAAATGCCGCATCGGGATCGACGAACAGGACATCGAGGCCGACCTCGATCGCTTCGTTGATGCGGTGGTTCCGACTGGCATAGACGCACTCTACGTTCATGCGCGCAAAGCCTGGCTCAAGGGGCTTTCACCCAAGGAAAACAGGGACATACCGCCCCTGAACTACGATCGGGTGTATCGGCTGAAACAGCGCCTTGGCGATTTTCCCGTGATGATAAACGGTGGCATCAAATCGCTCGAGGAGTGTGAAACTCACCTTCAGCATACCGACGGCGTCATGCTCGGTCGCGCCGCATATCACGATCCGATGATTTTGGGCGTCACTGACGAAAAAATATTCGGCGAGGAGCGCGCTGCGGTAACACTCGATGACATCGAGACCGCCATGACCGCCTATGCGGAAGTCGAGTTGGGCAAGGGCACGCGCCTCAACCAGATCACCCGCCACATGCTCGGCCTGGCCAACGGACTGCCCGGTGCGCGGCGTTTCCGGCAGATTCTGAGTGTCGAAGCCTGCAAGCCTGGCGCAGGGCCCGAAGTGATCGCTGCAGCTTTTGCCCAGATCGATCAGGCGGCGGTTCGCGTCGCCTGA
- a CDS encoding integrase, whose protein sequence is MGTIVERKRRNGSTGYTAQILIKRGGKIVYRQAQTFDRKQAANAWIKKRETELAEPGAIERENAPKGTLADAIDKYTETSAKAIGKTKEQVLRSIKGYPIAELGCDAIRSDDIVAFGRELHQKMQPQTVGNYMSHLAAIFAIARPAWGYPLDPQAMKDASAVMRRLGYTSKSKKRERRPTLAELDKLMTAFKAKRAFRPNSNPMTHIVAFALFSTRRQEEITRIKWADLDETKSRILVRDMKHPGDKMGNDTWVNLPPEAMAIIKAMPRVQERIFPHGTDAISAAFTRTCQDLEIDDLRFHDLRHEGASRLFEMGWQIPNVAAVTGHRTWASLQRYTHLDQAGDKYENWPWFEFVTSA, encoded by the coding sequence ATGGGCACTATAGTAGAGCGCAAGCGCAGGAACGGCTCAACCGGCTACACCGCTCAAATCTTGATAAAACGCGGGGGCAAGATCGTCTACCGCCAAGCCCAAACCTTCGACCGCAAACAGGCGGCAAATGCATGGATCAAAAAGCGGGAAACCGAACTAGCCGAACCCGGCGCAATCGAACGGGAGAATGCCCCCAAGGGCACTCTTGCCGATGCAATAGATAAGTACACCGAAACCTCGGCCAAGGCCATCGGCAAGACCAAGGAACAAGTTTTGCGTTCTATCAAAGGCTACCCTATTGCCGAATTGGGATGTGACGCAATTCGGTCGGATGACATTGTAGCGTTTGGACGCGAACTTCACCAGAAGATGCAACCCCAAACGGTCGGAAACTACATGTCCCATCTGGCGGCGATCTTTGCCATTGCCCGGCCTGCATGGGGCTACCCGTTGGACCCGCAAGCCATGAAGGACGCCAGCGCAGTGATGCGTCGGTTAGGCTACACGTCGAAATCAAAGAAGCGCGAGCGGCGGCCCACATTGGCCGAACTCGACAAGCTCATGACAGCGTTCAAGGCCAAACGAGCGTTTCGCCCGAATTCAAACCCGATGACTCATATCGTCGCGTTCGCCTTGTTTTCGACCAGACGACAAGAGGAAATCACGCGGATCAAATGGGCCGATCTGGACGAAACCAAGAGCCGCATACTGGTGCGCGATATGAAGCACCCCGGCGATAAGATGGGCAACGACACTTGGGTTAATCTACCGCCCGAAGCGATGGCTATTATCAAAGCCATGCCGCGCGTGCAGGAACGTATTTTTCCTCATGGCACAGACGCAATTTCGGCTGCATTCACGCGCACGTGCCAGGACCTTGAGATTGACGACCTGCGGTTCCACGATTTGCGCCACGAAGGCGCATCCCGGCTCTTTGAAATGGGCTGGCAGATACCAAACGTCGCCGCAGTTACTGGCCATCGCACTTGGGCGAGCCTGCAACGATACACCCATCTCGATCAGGCGGGCGATAAATACGAAAATTGGCCTTGGTTTGAATTTGTGACCAGCGCCTAA